ACAaagatttttgataaaaaaagtacatccacttaatttctcaaaattaaagtataaaaataaaatttaaattttgaagagtATAGGACTTTTGGCATATTTAAGCCATCTCCTTTGGCACTGGAGGGAAAAAATAGGTGGATGTACTTAAGAGGTCCCTGTATTATAAGGACATGATTAAATTAGtctctttattattaaatatattaatttaattttatactattaaaaggaataaaataagactaaatttataatagatttaatatttattgtttaaaaatatcatttattgtttaacaaagacaatatttttaaaattttatggttctataaataaaatttttgtttgaaattaaactataataaaaataatttttaagatatttttatacagTAAATGTTAACTATGTTACAATTtggacttatttgattctttttaatagtatagggactaaattgatccatttaataatagagggactaatttgatccaCACCCTATAATATAGGGACCTCTCAAGTACTTTAACCGAAGAAAATGACTGCGTTTCGTTGGCATTCGAATCAGGACATGACACCTGGATCCACGTTTAACATTAAGTAGCTTAAAAGACCAAAAAGGCCCTTTACCTAATATGGTTTGGTTTTTGTTTGGGCTTGGGACTGAGCTCAAAACCAAATCCTGTTTAGAATCCAAAAGACTAGGCGACTCAATAACCCAATTATTGCAATTAATTCAATAGTTAAGTAACCATTATGGAAAAAACAATAAAGGCATAATCATAAATTTACGCTCACGGTTTACATTTGcctttattcttctttttttaagttaaatttggcATTAGCCTTTCAAAAAGAGTcaaatcatttttcttaaagaaaatatactaaaatattaattttaaatgttattggCTTGACAACTCGCATAATTGTCCATGTACACATCATGTTAACATATCATCATTTGTCTTATATATCAcgtaaacaaataatttaaattttataaaaaataataaaattaaaattataaaaatataaaaagttcataaaatttttaaaaatagcataGAGTATAATTGTCATGCAAGTTGCCATAGATGGCCAAATTTGATTCTTAAGgctaaatttaactcaaaaattaagagctaaattaataaaagatgtaaatgttgataactaaatttaatattatgtaataaataaataatttcaagcTGCAAATTAAAAATACTGATTAAAACAAAGGTATTGTTATAATATCGGATCGATAATGTAAAAGTATTATGCTCTTTGGGCGTTATTAAAGAATTATCATCATCGAGATTTTATTAAACtctttagaaaaatttaaaagcatCTCTCAACTTCAAACCCTAATCTTAATATATTAGCGATATGATGctctaacaaattttaaattttaaaagaaaggataaatctcaaaactatatATGACTTTTGGTTTAacgtgtaattttatacattaaatttgattttgtgtaactttatatgtaaaattttgatttgatcaaatTCTCACAAAATAATTATCAACACGGTTATTAATATAGcatcatttaatatttatacatttatctaatataaaataaattgatatatatatttttaaatgtgtatgattgaatcaaaagtaaagtttaatgtatatatttgaactacAAACAAAGTTTCGTGTGTATAGTTGcgtcaaataaaaaattatgtatcaaattacacattgaatcgaaattcatatataatttagagattaatttcttaaaaaatataaaattaaaagggttTATATATCAATGGAATGCTTAACGTAACAAACACTAAACTTAGTACCGTAATGATTCTAAGTGTAGCAACACTATTAAAATCGTCCGCAATTTGTAAAAACCCCACTGCCGCCGACGCATCAACTATTTTACTACCCTCTTAGTAGACAAGAATAGCTTTAATCTCCCAATTCATTCTTAGAACCCTCTTCATAATTCTCACCAACACATTAGTATCCTATATGGGCTCTCACTCTTTAACCAGAAATATTTTCTGTGAATTATCCATCTCTAAGATCACCTTATTAGATAGGGGTGAATAtaacagcacgtttggttcgctgtattggaatagaggcgtaacgGATTaaaggcgtaatggaatagaggcgtaatagcaaattaattgtttggttgaatgtaatggaatagaggcgtaagagtaatcttgtgtttggttgaatgaaatagagatgtaatagcataatgaaaaaaactaaaatgactagaatacccttaccataaatttattttggtaaatgattattgttattgttatttaaattataataagattattaatatcaataataaataatttaatcatatttaaacataattattattaaatatattataattaaaatatataatttaataaaattcttaataatcaatattcttatatgaatttactcaaatcataatatatgatactataaaatataaattaacataattattattaaatatattataattaaaatatataatttaataaaattcttaataattaatattcttatatgaatttactcaaatcataatatatgatactataaaagataatttgaaataattaatattaaatatattttaattaaaatatatgatttaataaaatttaaaataattataactaataaattatcttatatgaatttgtataatttaaaataattattattacatataatttaataataatatatattttcataaaattcttgataataaattttcttatatgaatttatacaatttaaaataattaatattaaatataatttaataatgatatataatttcataaaattcttaataataaagtgttcttatatgaatttactaaaatcaaaatataacttgagaattatattatgcataaacataactaacttatattaagaaaaggttagatgaaaatgaaattctacatcataatccatatgttatatagctttacaacatcaaaaagtttgaacattgatttttaatggtgcATCGAGCATAACTCAAAAATGTGTCTGTATATACAGCTATTAAAAGCTTCAACCATTAATCTTTGGGAAACAGCAGGGAAAAAACTTTTTACGAGGAGCATACCTTACAACTCTTCCTACAATATCCGTAATAGTCTTGAACCAATCATGTAACTAGGGTTCTTTTCACACTCACCACCGAAGCCAGGTAGCACAATTCTCGTTCTCATCAACACAATCTCTATTTACTGATCGTCTCTTTGCCGTATCGAATGACCGACATGGATCCATTTTGTTGCGACCATTTCTCACACTTTATCACTGGGCAACTTCTATGCAAACCGCCGAATCGGTTGTTGCATCAAGATGAAGATCGAAGAATAGTAATGCATCACCTTTTCGGGTTCCACCGCAAGGACGAACAGTAAAATTTTGTGATGATTATATGGTTGGATTTCTAAGGTGGCAATTTTATCCGagaacaattaaataagaagCTATGAACATATACAAGCAGTTCATAGTAATATCTACTGAAATTCATTGGAATACGATCACAAGCCAATCATACAAACAAAAGTGGCAAACTTAATTTCACTTGTTCATTAAAGTGAGATTTTATCACtagaatcaaatgaaaattcTTCCAACAGATCGGTATGATCTAGCATATTAATATCCAGAAAAGTAAAAACACAACACAAGAAGCATTTCACAAAATCTCTAATGGAAATCATAGTATTACTGCATATCCATTTTTGCACAATCGACCAATTTGTCATCCTTTGGTGAGAAAGTTTTCCTACGGAAAGCGGACTAGTAAGtgatgaacaaaataaaatggaaatgtaaGCATTTAACAATGATAGAATAGGAAGAGAGCAAACATAAATAGGGAATAAAAATTCACATCAAATGCTTACCTCTGCATTTGAAACACAGCTTCCCCACCACTCTCAACATCGACAAATACATCAAGATAAATGGCTATACGGTGACCGCCCACTCTTGATTAGCCTTGTCATGAAAATAATCGAAATGTGGCTCATACTTTTGACCATTCTCATAATGTAGTATTTGCATGGACTTCCCATTCTCTGGTTGGTGTgccatattaaaataagatgAGAAAACACCATTCAACGTAGATTAAGAAATTATAGGGTAACAACAAGCAAGAAATGATATATACCTGCTGGAAGGAAGGTCCATGCAGCAATCCTAGCTTCAATATTAGCAACTACTTCATCCTTCACATGAGAAATAAAGGACACCACATAAGCATTTGAACTTCAAGAATCAGCATATACAATGCTTTCCAAACACGGTCCACAATAATAAACAATCTGAATCATCAAAATTAGTATTGAGTAAACGATCTCTAAACTTAATGAAACAagtaactaatactaagcagtacACATTTGGACCTGAACTCCAGTGAAGAAAAAGGTGCAAACTGAAGAATGATTAAAGCAGTAACGCATTCCCCAGTGAGCAACAAGGCAGCAGAGGAAGAAATAAGAAGTAAATCGGTTATCAAGAGTCCTACTCGAGATATCGATCTGACGATAAAGGAAAGTAATTATCCCAAATACTTAAGCCAATACCAAATAGCACAACTATCATCTTTAACTTTCAATGCATTCAGGTGAGGAAACAGATTCTTTAGGTAAAGAGCTTGCCCTAGATTAAGTGTGAATGAATCATTAGGGAAAGGAGTAAAGACACCTAAAACATCATCATCATAAACTACCATCCAACATTTGGTTATTTATGAAGAATAAGTGAACCGCCTTCACATTGTAATATTTCTATCTTCCATTAATGAAATTCCAGTTAATTTCACgatttaaactaaaaaaggGCAATTTAATTATATACCGAGCTTTACGAAGAAACATGCGAGTGGTTCGAACTTCACTCTCAATGCTATCACTCGATTCATTATCCGCCGCCATTGACTTCTCTAATTTATCCTTAGCCTGAAATTCAcacattttaagaaaaaaaggggAGGGGTTAACATCACAAATCGAAATTAATCaacaaattagtttaaaaaaatgttgCTTACCAGAGTAATAAGGTGATCGCATTCCTCACTTGATAAAAATCCTTTGTAAAGGAAAGccccgaaaataaaaataaaaacataaagttcacaattttgagtaaattaaatagaaaaaagttataaaatgcgaaaaagaagaaaagagaaattaaagTGACCTAGGGTGCCATGAGAGTTGAGTAACACGAGTGGGATCAAATGGAACCGAAGAAGTTCCTCTCTTCATTTCAAGCATCGATCCATTGATCTCAGCTAAAACCAAACAGAGATGAAGCAAAATAAGAAGCAAAAATCCTATAAAATACCAATGATCCATTAAAAGGGCAAAAAAAATCCTTTGTTTGGATCCAATCGGTAATAGAATAAAAGAGATGATAGGTTTTCGAAGACTTTTGCCTTGGATTTTGGTGGGTTGTGTACTGCTGTTGATGTTGGGAGGGAGAGGGTGGGGTGGAGCAACAGATTTTGGCtggggagggtaaaacagaaaCGATTAGCTAATCCTTACTTTTGGAACGGAATGGCTAATCGTTGTTGAAGCAGAGAAAATGAGGAATACATCCGTGTTGTAATAGGCCTGTAATAGGCAATACATCAAACCAAACACGGGATTAAGTGGGGATTAGTGGGGCCCACGGAATAGGGGTGTAATGGCTAATCCAttacaccaaaccaaacatgcTGTAAGGGTAgtcaaaaaaaatgtaaaattacaattttaataaaaaaattatatttaatctctcaaaataataaaatcataaattaataaatgataaattttatattttaatatctcaaaattttataatttaattttaagcttCTAAATTCTTGTTGCAACCAAAGTACATCCAAAGCCAGACACGTACCAATATTCATAGCAAAGCCCATTACCTAGGCtcataatttcttattttaacagtttcattgcatttttatcttgaaaaagaatatatttttcaactaacttatatttttgaaaaataggaaACCTAAAACAACTCGTTAACCAAAATTATtccaaataaatacaaatatattgaaatttggtttaatcattttcaagaaaattcattCCAAAATTATATGAAGTTACCTATTCTTGGTTAATATTGATgcttcttttaataaatttggccaaaattaaagcatgttgttaatattttatataactGTAGATGCTTCTTTTGTTTACATATTTATCGagtattttagtatttttagccAAAATTAAAGCATACTCcattaattgaatgtttataaGATTGAGTTGTTTTAATCATTGATGGTGACAAATGTCATATCAAAAATTGGTTTAGAacttaaaaaagttttaaattcaatttgttgattaattagtttGGATTCCGCATGAATTGTTTGTGTCCTAATATTTGGGGGTTATCTAATGGCGGGAGGAAAATTCCTTTGGTTCATTGAGATTCTATTTGTCAACCGCGTGTCTGTGGAGTATTAGGATTTCAGCATTTGGAGGATCAAAGCTCCTTTTTCCTATTAAAGTTGGGTTTTAACATTGACACCAAGGATGAAGCTTTATGGGTCCAAGTCCTCGGATCCAAGTATGGGATGAAGGAAAGGTTGCCCGAGAGCATAACACGAGGAAAATGTTCAGCTGTATGGAGAGCCTTTGCTAAGGTTTGACCTTTGTTATGTGAAAATTTATGTTAGTCTATGGGGTGAGAGATTCTATTAGATGCTGAAAAGATTCATGGATCCCAAACCTGGGTCCTCTGATACATAATGTGCCTTCTCATAATAATCTGGTGTCAAATTGTTTTTAAGTGAAATGGTTACTAATTATGGTTCGTGGAACTTAGACTTTTTAGAGTATGGTTTCTTGAAGACATTGTTAAAAGAATTGTTAGCATTCTTCCCCCCATCCTTCAGCAGGGAGTGATCGAATTAATTGGATTGGTACCTCGCAGGTGCCTATCTATATACAagtcaaaattctaaacatggAACTTAACATATCAACCCAATACCTAAGCATGGTAACTGCATATTCTAAACATAGAACATATCAACCCAATACCTAAGCATGGTAACTGCATATTTTTGTAATACTCCCCCTCAAGTTGGTAAGTGAATATTTTGAACTCCCAACTTGCTTTTCAGATTTTCAAACTGGTCCCGACCCAAAGCCTTTGTAAAAATGTCTGCCAACTGCATTTTAGTCGGAATATAATATGCTCTAATAAGTCCGGACTGTAGCTTTTCACGTACAATATGACAATCGATCTCTATATGTTTTGTATGTTCGTGAAAGACCGGATTCGCTGCTATGTGTAGTGCTGACTGATtatcacaaaataattttgcTGGTCTTGTTCTTGTCACTCCCAAATCCTGTAGGATATAATGGAGCCATGCAATCTCTAAACAAGCATTTGTCATTGCTCTATACTCTGCTTCAGCAGATGATCGCGAAACGCTCGCCTGCTTCTTTGATTTCCATGAGATTAAAGAAGATCCAAGAAATATACAATATCCTGAAATAGATCGTCGAGTCATACTACAACCTGCCCAATCTAAATCGCAATAAGCCTTAAATTCGAAAGAATTCATGGATGGCAATAGAAGACCTTGTCCCGGCGAGCCTTTTATATATCTCAGTAATCGAAGTGCTGTGTTCCAGTGTGTTGTTCGTGGTTCTCCCATAAACTGACTGAGCATATGTACGACATACACTATATCTGGTCGTGTTACTGTTAAGTAAATGAGACGACCAACAAGTCTCCTATATTTAGTTGGCTCGTGAAGTAATTCCCCGTCGGTTGCATTGAGCTTTATTTGTTGTTCCATAGGAAAACTTTCTGGTTTGGCCCAATTAAACCTGCATCCTGTAGTATATCTAGTGCATATTTTTGTTGGGACATAAAAATACCTTGCTTGGATCGTGAGAATTCAatacccaaaaaatattttaatgagccCAAGTCTTTGATGAGAAATTGCCTAAGTAAGGTCTGCTTAAGTTGGCTGATTTCTTGTAAATTGTTGCCcgttaataaaatatcatcaacatagatgAGTAATGCAGTAAAAGATGTACCTTGTATCTTTGTGAATAAACTGTAATCAGCCTTGGATTGCTTATAACTAGCTTGCTTTATAGCGATGGAAAAGGTGGAGAACCAATTACGTGAAGCCTGTTTAAGTCCATAAAGGGATCTATTCAATCGACATACCAAATTCTCCCCCTGATGGCGAAGTTCCTGTGGAAGAGTCATGTAAACAACTTCTTGTATTACACCATGTAAAAAGGCGTTTTGTACATCTAACTGATGAGTATACCAGCCCCGGGCAGAAGCAATAGACAGAATACATTAAAGTGTAGTTAACTTTGCCGTTGGTGAGAATGTTTCATGGTAATCAATTCCTTCAACTTGCATGTAACCTTTGGCAACAAGACGAGCTTTATAACGTTCGACCGATCCATCAGAATTgtactttattttataaaccTACCGGTAACCGATAGGCTTTTGTCCTGTAGGAAGAGAAACAATGCTCCAAGTATGGTTACGTTCCAAAGCTTGTAATTCTATATCCATAGATTTTTGCCAATGAGGGTGAAGTGCAGCTTCTTCATAAGATTTAGGTTCAATTTGTGTTGTAAGGTTAGCTAAAAAAGCTCGATGTTTAGGTGAGAAATGAGAAAGAGTCAAGTAATTTGTAATGGGATACCTGGTATTGTGAATTAGACTTGCTTTCGGGGCAGCGTGATTGGCTTCAGATGACATGATATACTCTTGATGCCAACGTGGTGCTTGTTTAGTTCGAGTTGATCTACGGAGAGTTTGGTCATCAGGTAGAGCTACGGAAGGTGGTTGCATTTCTTCGGTAGTAATAGGTGGAATGGATGGTGATGATAAAGTGATATTAGGTGGTTGAGTAAAGGATGGTGGACTGGTCGAGGATGATGAATTGTTCGGTGGTAAAGGGTCACTAGATGATGGCTGATTTTCAGCAGATGGGGCATGACTTGTTAGGAAAGAAATCTGATCAACATCCAAAATTAATTGTAGCTGCAAGTTTGGTGAATGTGATGAAACTTgttgagaaaaaggaaaaatattttcacaaaaatgtACATCACGACTAACAAAAAATTTCTGAGTAGTGGGATCATAGAGTTTGTATCCTTTTTGTCCATTAGGATATCCGACGAAAACACAAGAGAGAGCTCGAGGATCAAATTTGAGTTTGCGATGAACATTGGAGGCATAACATTGACAGCCAAAAACTTTGAGATGGTCAAGTTTTGGACATTTGTTGTATAAACGCTCATATGGTGTTTGGTTTGATAAAACTGGTGTGAGGAGCCGATTTATTAGGTAAACAACAGTCAAGACACAATCGCCCTAAAAGGTTAAAGGAACATTAGATTGAAACCTAAGGGAACGAGCCACGTTAAGGATGTGACGATGTTTTCTTTCAacaacaccattttgttgtggtgtgttGACACAAGAAGTTTGAAGCTCAATACCGTGGTCATAAAGAAAGGTTTTAAGAGGCTCAAACTCAGTACCATTATCAGTCCT
The Gossypium raimondii isolate GPD5lz chromosome 8, ASM2569854v1, whole genome shotgun sequence DNA segment above includes these coding regions:
- the LOC105791734 gene encoding LOW QUALITY PROTEIN: probable prolyl 4-hydroxylase 7 (The sequence of the model RefSeq protein was modified relative to this genomic sequence to represent the inferred CDS: inserted 8 bases in 6 codons), with product MDHWYFIGFLLLILLHLCLVLAEINGSMLEMKRGTSSVPFDPTRVTQLSWHPRAFLYKGFLSSEECDHLITLAKDKLEKSMAADNESSDSIESEVRTTRMFLRKAQDEVVANIEARIAAWTFLPAENGKSMQILHYENGQKYEPHFDYFHDKANQEXGGHRIAIYLDVFVDVESGGEAVFQMQRKTFSPKDDKLVDCAKQNFTVRPCGGTRKGDALLFFDLHLDATTDSXGLHRSCPVIKCEKWXATKWIHXRSFDTAKRRSVNRDCVDENENCATWLRXGECEKNPSYMIGSXDYYGYCRKSCKVCSS